The Pseudomonas sp. TH06 genome contains the following window.
CGGGTAAAAAAGATTTTTTCAATCGATCAATCAATAAATCTAATAGTCGATCAATCGTCCGATGTTTTGGCTTTGTACTCGCACAGATCTTCGATCCTGCAGCTGCCGCACCGGGGCTTGCGTGCCAGACACACATAGCGTCCGTGAAGAATCAGCCAGTGGTGGGAGTCGAGCAGGAACTCCTTGGGGACGAACTTCATCAGCTTCTTTTCCACCTCGATCACATTCTTGCCGGGAGCGATTCCAGTGCGGTTGCTGACGCGGAAGATGTGCGTGTCGACGGCCATGGTCAGTTGGCGAAAAGCCGTGTTGAGCACCACGTTGGCAGTCTTTCGGCCCACTCCCGGCAAGGCTTCTAGCTCCTCACGCGTTTGCGGTACTTCGCTGCCGTGGCGCTCGACCAGCAAGCGGCAAGTCTCGATGACGTTCTTCGCCTTGCTGTTGTAAAGGCCGATGGTCTTGATGTATTCGGACAGACCTTCGACGCCCAGCGCATATATCGCCGCCGGGGTGTTGGCCACCGGGAAAAGCTTCGCCGTCGCCTTGTTGACACCCACGTCGGTCGATTGCGCCGAAAGAATCACGGCAATCAGCAGTTCGAAAGGCGAAGAGTAGGCCAGTTCGGTTTTCGGCTCGGGATTGTCTTCATGCAGTCGGCGAAAGATCTCAAGACGTTTTGCGGCATTCATGGGCGATGCGTTTCCTTGGAAATAGAGTTCGAGCGGGTCCACGCCTGACGGGCTGCGAGCAACAGGCCCAAAAGAATCAGCGCGCCCGGAACCAGAGTTGCCAGATGCAACCCTACACTGAATAAAACCAGACCTTGCCAATGTTCGAAGAGCCCTCGGCCGAGGGTCCCCTGGCCGGCGAGTTCTCGCAGCAAGGCGAGGATCAGCATCAAGACGCCAAACAGCCCAGCGAGTCTGAAACGCTCGATTCGCGTCTGTTGGAAGAAACCATTGTGTTCCAGTACCACGCACTGCAAGGCGATCAGGCCGGCATAAAGCCCCAAGGCCTGATGCCATGACAAAAACCAGCGTTGCCCGAAAATCTCGGCGCAACTGGCCAATGTCGCTGCAAGCAGCAAGCAGGCGAGTAGTGTGCTTGTCCCCGTCAGGCGCGACCGCAGGGGGA
Protein-coding sequences here:
- a CDS encoding Rnf-Nqr domain containing protein — its product is MTRSATLANSLMLMLLLGTTGSLAGALLTVLMFVLVVGAYGACMLPLRSRLTGTSTLLACLLLAATLASCAEIFGQRWFLSWHQALGLYAGLIALQCVVLEHNGFFQQTRIERFRLAGLFGVLMLILALLRELAGQGTLGRGLFEHWQGLVLFSVGLHLATLVPGALILLGLLLAARQAWTRSNSISKETHRP
- the nth gene encoding endonuclease III, translated to MNAAKRLEIFRRLHEDNPEPKTELAYSSPFELLIAVILSAQSTDVGVNKATAKLFPVANTPAAIYALGVEGLSEYIKTIGLYNSKAKNVIETCRLLVERHGSEVPQTREELEALPGVGRKTANVVLNTAFRQLTMAVDTHIFRVSNRTGIAPGKNVIEVEKKLMKFVPKEFLLDSHHWLILHGRYVCLARKPRCGSCRIEDLCEYKAKTSDD